In the genome of Mangifera indica cultivar Alphonso chromosome 9, CATAS_Mindica_2.1, whole genome shotgun sequence, the window atgacagtCATggaatcaaactaaactaaacttgagGATAACAAAGCAAAGTAATGACTAATCTGAAACAAACAATGAAAACTGGAAAGCCTTCATTTTGCTGCATTCAACTCCACTCCTCAGCCGATCTTCCCTATGTTTGTATCATCTGAAGGCCATATCACCGTCTCGATCAAGCGTTCGCGCATCAACTCCAGGTTCTCATCGGAGATCTCTTTATATATTTCAGCATGGTTGCATTTCTGAATCAAATAACAGACAAGTGAAAGATGATTTTCTGGGTTCTATTACatgttgagaaagaaaaataaggcaATTCTGAAATGATTTTCGATACCTTAACCCATTTTCCATATAAATGCAGGCGTGTTATCATTACTCTTTCTGCAAGATCTTGCTTctcctataaacaaaaaaagatttcaATGATAATAAGATGGCAGAAAAAACGAGATTCTATAAAtgagtttgtataatttgtttgtatgtatAGTACTATTCAATAGTAATAGCCAAAAAAAACTTCCCCACCCCGACCTTGCTCCCAACAATCCTGGTTAGAGACCAAAAAGGGGTGATAACTTAACAAGCTAGGGCAACAGATGAAGGTCGTCAAGCCAGTCTCAGAAATCACCAATCCTATCAATCCAAATGTTCTGGTTTTCGAGACAAGCAGATTTTTCAACAACTGAACATTCTCGTTCGATCATTCAAAACTATATGGAACATTTACACCATCTCATACCAAAGAATTTCACTGTAACATTGTTGCACTGGAGTTGCTATGTAAAGAGCAAAAAGGATTCAGAAACCTACCTTTACAAGAGTTCGAATGAAACGCTTGCCATCTCCAGGTTTATTTGATACAACAAAACTGTTTGAAACAAGGGAATCAGAACAGAAATTAGTTTCAggaaacaatttcttttattttctgtaGCCATTGTTGCTGTAATTACAAACACTTACTCATAAAACCACCTATATTGCGTTGGATTCATCTCATAGAGCTGGTTCATCACAGTCCTCACTGCTTTATATGTGAAATAGTTCAGAATTTGCTGCAGCCAGTACAGATTTCAGTCAATTcaaatagaaacaaaaaataataaaaaaaaaaatttctgatCTTCAATTTTCTCACCGTTTTAACATCTTCAAAGCCATCATCATACTGACCTGCAAATTCATTAACAATCACAAGCCTTCCATCTCTTCTCTGCTGCTTCATTTTTCTCGAACAATTCTTATTGTAAACTTTATTCCAAATCAACTTCGAAGAAACCCTCCAATCCTGCCAAGAATCCACAAACGAACTCCCCATCTCTACTCCTCCTTTGACATGCTTCCTCTTCGCCGAACTCCTCGGCAACGCCAGCTCTCCTCCACTCTTAGGCAGCGCCGCCGCCTCCACGCACAGACACGGCCCTGCATGTGATTCCACCACCGCCGAACCCACCACCGATATCGCTACCGCCATCTCCAACACCACAATCACAAACTCAGAATTAGATGAGCACAAAATCGACCAGGTTTTGTTCTAGATCAAATGATAATAACTCAAGAAAATGAGATACCCACAACAAAAAGCAAGTGGGTATCCAAGAAAATTGGATTTTAAAGCAATTTAGTCAAGATTCAAAAGTTACTTGAGTTCGTGAGGAATGATGGAAAAgtgttttcattattatttttttttcttatttttggggttcttttatatttttaaaggtaACATTGAATATAAACCAGACAAATTATAAGGTCCGAAATTCTCCAAGCCAAATCAAAGCCGGCGCTTTTGAATTTGGgaaaattggtttgatttttaaaaaaaattttaaactactTGAATCTGGTCGGTTTCTCCAGAGTCCAGATTGGTGGGTTTGTTGACACGTGGTAGGATCTAAGAATCTTTGATTGATATTTCGTGAACGTATTCGTTTCAGTTTTGAAGTGCTTCAACAGTACTTAAAAGATTTCTAAATTTGGTTTTCATTCCCACTCGCAGGATTTGGTCGTGTACTACACACTTTCAATTTTGGGATTATGGACCATGATTTTAAATCTAGGTAGGTAATCCAAGCagttatcttatttatttataatttaatttattattaatttataataagttttttaaaaataatatgaaaataattaatagattttgcACTTAGATAGAATAATCAGAATAAAGATTTTCAATTGCTTTAAAATTTGGCAAAAAAAACAGTTAAGATAATCAAACCTGTAGTgattaaaacttattatttctaaaaaatgataattatttatttaatctcaataaaataattaaataaaaaaatatcttaatctCATGATTCTTCAAATCATTGTCtaaaaaagatatttcaatTGATATGAGATGTCATTAcatgatattttaaaactttaaaaattagtcTATTGTGATACGAAAGGTTAAAACCAAAGTTCTTCATGCTTTATAAAACACTTATTTCAATGAATATAAGatgtctttttttcttttttttaattttattttttgttttatatttttttataggcctttaaaaattaatccaacttaatataaaataaccaaattacTTTATaggtttataatttattttcataaaactgAGACTAATTACTTCATAGGTAATTACAACATTTTTTGATTTCTAAAGATTGTAAAGTTTAATGGAGatttaatttttggaaaaaaaaaaaaaaaaaactgttttgCACAATTCTTCCTTCCAACTAAATAAATGGTTTCAGTGAAATTGTTGcatatgttattataaaaaataaaaattagtccACTTATTTCTTGATAAGAGatgcaaattaaaaagaaagctttaaaatttcagtttttttaaatacatttttaaaaatttgaatataaaaaaaaatacttggaaattgataattttattataaatcaaatgcaaaataaataaaaatgaaaatttgcttGAAATTGAAATCCACGCCCCTTGAAAGGCGAGTGggaacaaaaattatttttcacttttagAATCTTCAAGGAGAGAAATAGATTCCACGCTTCTTACAAGGCAAAAAGTCGTATCGGTTGCCTCCCTCACCCAGCCACAAAAAtaccttttcctttttttttttaaattaaaaatttaaggccaaaagatttattcccacgtTAGGTTTAGTATGTTTTAGCAAAATGGCTTGGGCTTGGGCTTGGGCTAGGCTGGGCTGGCCAGTAATTTACCATTTAGCCCAAAATGGCCCATTTTGCAAAATTCCCCACCCAAAACAGCCTAATTCTACGATCCcaattataatgaatttaatgtgatttaaaataataataataataatttagccTATTACATTGTCAAACATATTTAATATCTCAtgagattttttcttttaaattattcgtggttttatactttattaatttcaaaattaaaaaaaaaaaagatattacaaaataattattttacatctctaaactatataattttttcacatCAAAGtgattgattatttgattgagacattaaaatttcaaaaatatataatttgatcataTTGAGGTTaacaaatatagaatataaatacaatttttctaataaataagttcaataatttttttcgatgtaaagtttgataaatgacaaatttttaatttgaaaaagttattttttatttattttttaaaattaactattaattttaacagttgatggtatttatttatattattttttaaaatattataataaaattaatattacttatatttttattagtataaacaaattgtctttaattttaatgaattaaaattagacGTCGTCaatgataaatttaattgatgatgattactaaattttattttacttttataatttttattaaaattaatataaattaagactaaaaataatatttaataaaaatttgggattatagttttataaaccttggaaaaattaatttttttaattttaaattctatataacccgaattaaaaaaaattaaaaccgaAACGGAGTCGTTTCTTCTTGGTTCTTCCAGTAAGTACATTTACCACCGGCTCACATCATCACGTCAACTCCCAAAGCATATGAATTGAAGCCCCAGACAAACACGAACAAAGTCAATCAGATTCTCCGAGGATGTTCTACAGAGGGTAAGATAACGTTTTTTCATGtaattgtttgaatattttttatttcttgattcAATTGGGttctttgttaatttgtttattatgtaatttacgCGAAGCGCCCGCCTGTTGTTAAGGATTTAGTTTATGTATTCCGAGTTTTTTTGTGGCtaatgtttgttttttcttattaattttgattccCAGAAGCCCTTTTTTATTGGGTTTCTTGTGTTTGAATTTAAAGATCCTTAAAAACTATTTCTTTCATCATCTTTAGTTTTGGGTTgatattttatactttttttatgtgtttattgTTGTTTGGTTGAGGAATCTGTAATTCGAAGAAAACTAAACACTGCTTTTGGTTTCTGAAACATTTGGAGAGAGGGGAATGGATAATTTTTGAAGTTTTGATTGAGAAGTTGCTTAGATACGGCATGGTGGGTACTTTGTGATTAGAGtatattgtttttatgaattcatTTGTGTCCAAGGATGTCCAGTTTATGCAGCGTATATTCATGTTCAGCTGATCCGGATTTTCTTGATCAGTTGTTGCCTTGGTTGATTTATAGATATACATCTCTGATGAAAAACTGGGTAAATCAATAGTTTTTTTGGCCTAAACTGATAGATGTGTGATGAATTTAAGATTGAGGTTCTCTAAAATGGGATTGttggtattatatatattataaggtcATGTGCTAGGTATTAATGGATTCAATAACATCAAGGTCGAATTAAGATAGTCTTTGTGTACAGGCTTTAACTTCACTTGTTGATGCTGCAATTCATGTATAGGTTATGAATTAGTTCACAAAATGTGGCTTTTTTCTTAGAATGAATAAGAATTTGCTCGTGCTGAAGGTAGGTCTGTTTTGTTTAGCGTGTGGTAGTTTGACTGGATAGCATATAATTGATGCACATAAACTCATCTTTTGAGTGCATTCCATTGCATTCATGCGGAAGTTAATGCATGCATGCTACCTCAACTTACTTTTTGCATGGTGGTCAAGGTTGTAGTCCATATTgttttaatgatgattttatgaGTATCTGTTATTGAATTAGTAAATAGAAGTACTGCTACGGATAATGTTTTCCCAATCTTTCAAATGTCGGGTACTCCATTTATGGAGGACGAACTGGACTCAATCACATCCCTGCCAATGCTTGGAAAGGAGTTTTGTTAAGCATAATAAAAATGGGAACTGCTAGACtggtttgttttatttcatctcaaattttGATTAGTCTTTCTATGTAGGATTACACTTAATCTATTCTTTAGCATATCTAGTAccctttattaatatttatacacaagaaagaaaatttgtttgtatgcTAATAATTTACTGAAATGTCTTTATCTGTTATTCGAAAAGAGATGAACTTTAAGCTGCTGGAAGAATTTTACTGTACTTAGACTTGGTAGCTGTTAAAATTCGAAAAATGGATTATGAATTTTTATAGAGTAAGTGAAGATCACATGGAATGGTAGAGTATGAAGGTATTAGCtcaataatacaaattttagaaacaagGTGCCATACCTAATTACTgcttgtttaaataattttggcTTAATATTGAGTAACGAGCTCTTTCTAGTCTTATATCTGCTTGTTTAAATTGGACCCATGTAGATGAGTCTGGTGTCCTTTTCCCAGACGGGCTGTGTAAACTTCCTGCTTTACTAATGTTGGAATTGCTAATGCATTGATTTTAAGCTGGACGAACTGCAGTATATTTAGATTTACTTGACTATTCCTTCTATATTTGAACGATGAAGCAGAATTGAGtagtttattgattttaatatgttgaATTGTAATGATTTATAAATTGTCTGTGCTCAAGGATTAAATAGTTGTCTTATTTTGGTTCCATGTTTTTTTGAAACTGAAGTAAATTTGCTGATGGAGTTGATGGGCGTGAAATGGGTGCAAAGCGTCAGCGTTTGATTGATCAGGGACCTCCATTCTATGGAAGTTCCCCAGGTTCAAGTTTTATGTACAATCCACCACCTTATGGATATGTTAACCAACCTCCACCTTTCCCAGTTGTCCGACTTCGTGGCCTTCCCTTTGATTGCACAGAAACTGATGTGGCTGAGTTCTTTCATGGTCTGGACATTGTTGATGTTCTTTTTGTCCACAAGAACAACAAGTTCACTGGGGAAGCATTTTGTGTGTTGGGGTATCCTCTTCAAGTTG includes:
- the LOC123225917 gene encoding chaperonin-like RbcX protein 2, chloroplastic, which gives rise to MAVAISVVGSAVVESHAGPCLCVEAAALPKSGGELALPRSSAKRKHVKGGVEMGSSFVDSWQDWRVSSKLIWNKVYNKNCSRKMKQQRRDGRLVIVNEFAGQYDDGFEDVKTQILNYFTYKAVRTVMNQLYEMNPTQYRWFYDFVVSNKPGDGKRFIRTLVKEKQDLAERVMITRLHLYGKWVKKCNHAEIYKEISDENLELMRERLIETVIWPSDDTNIGKIG